Genomic DNA from Lactuca sativa cultivar Salinas chromosome 8, Lsat_Salinas_v11, whole genome shotgun sequence:
ttcttaaaaataaatgAACCATGCCCAAAGAAGCTTAACAAGGAaacttatatgttttaaaaagaagCAATATCGAACACTCATAAGAAAATACACACCAAGAGAGTTGTATCCATGTATCTTCGATCGGTGGGTGTGCTTCGACCTTGTTCATCGACAATTGATCCACCtcttgaaaataaaaattaacatTCATTCTTTCTTTAATATATTAGCTTTTGTGcggaataaaaataaatttcaagAAATGTTATATTTTGAGGAGCAATTCCATAAATCTACCTTCATATTTTAtctatctttttttttaaatgatacaAAAGATTTTCAGTTAAATCTTAACACGAAGTTACCTTCAAAAATATGTCTTTAAAATCCATTCATATGGTGATATGAATCTTGTCAATGACTTTTAACACCATGTAATACTAATCTCACCTAACTTGTATCTAGACTAGAAAAACATCAAAGTTAGCATGCTATTTAAGAAAGACCCTGTTATGTTACTTTTGAAATGGAAACCTAGATAATAAATAAAGGTACTTCTTCCTGCGCTCAATCTCTTCAAGCTCTGCAACTCTGCCATTAGAGAGCCATCGCGTTGTTTCAGCAAGTGCATATTGCATGTTCTTCAAGTCCTTTGGGGGCACATCATTACTTCTGATCTTCTTCCTTAAGTGATATATGCAATCATCCAAGCCATTGTACGCTTGTGCCTTCCTTTTGAACTGTTGATCCTCAACCTTGAACTTCTCGGCATCTTTCATCATTTTGTCTACGTCTTGCTTCGACAATCTTCCACCATAATTGTTAACAGTAAGTTTTTCAGTCCTACCAGTAGAGACTATCTTAGCGGTAACTGTGAGTATACCATTATCATCTATTTCAGAGCAAGCTTCAATCACTGACACTCCCTTCGGAGCAGGTGGAATTCCGGAAACTGTAAACGATCCCATCAAGTAGTTGTCAGTAGATTTAGACCGTTCACCTTGGTACACTGCCATCCTCGTTACAGTTTGGTTGTCTTCAGATGTAACAAAATTGTGGGTCTTCTTCACAGGTACACGAGTGTTCCTTCCTATGACAACAGTCATTATATCACCTTTTGTCTCAATGCCAAGTGACAAGGGAGTGACATCATATACCATCATCTCCTTTATCATTTTGGTAGTATCACCAGATAACTTTGCAGCCATAACTGCTGCCCCATAAGCCACAGCTTCATCTGGGTTGATGTTCTTGCATAACTCCTTCCCACCAAAGAACTCCTGCAACATTAGTTGGACCTTTGGTATCCTAGTTGACCCACCAACAAGAATCACCTCCTCCACATTTCCTTTAGTCATATTCGCATCAGCTAAACAACTCTCCAGCTGTTCAATACACTTCGTAAAATAACTCATGTTAAGCTCCTCAAATTTGGCACGACTAAATGTCATTGAAAAGTCAATACCCTTGTGCAACAATTCTAATTCAACTGAAGCTTGAGTAGCATAAGAAAGAACCCTCTTTGCTTTCTCACATTCGGCTTTCAACCTTCCTAAGGCCCTCTTTTTTCCAGTTAAATCCAT
This window encodes:
- the LOC111917581 gene encoding heat shock cognate 70 kDa protein — protein: MANVGGGAPAIGIDLGTTYSCVAVWKHNRIEIIPNDQGNRTTPSWVAFTNTEQLVSDGAKNQITKNPANTLFNVKRLIGRRFSEAMVQDDIKLLPYRVIQGPNDMPKIMVTQMENEQQFSTEEISSMILKKMKEVAEAYVGQTVKNAVITVPAYFNDSQRQATKDAATIAGLNVLRMINEPTAAAIAYGIDNMLGLTGKRNVVVFDLGGGTFDVSILTIDEVGKFEVKAVAGDTHLGGEDFDNRMVDYCVEEFKKKYEMDLTGKKRALGRLKAECEKAKRVLSYATQASVELELLHKGIDFSMTFSRAKFEELNMSYFTKCIEQLESCLADANMTKGNVEEVILVGGSTRIPKVQLMLQEFFGGKELCKNINPDEAVAYGAAVMAAKLSGDTTKMIKEMMVYDVTPLSLGIETKGDIMTVVIGRNTRVPVKKTHNFVTSEDNQTVTRMAVYQGERSKSTDNYLMGSFTVSGIPPAPKGVSVIEACSEIDDNGILTVTAKIVSTGRTEKLTVNNYGGRLSKQDVDKMMKDAEKFKVEDQQFKRKAQAYNGLDDCIYHLRKKIRSNDVPPKDLKNMQYALAETTRWLSNGRVAELEEIERRKKYLYLLSRFPFQK